A genomic region of Bacteroidota bacterium contains the following coding sequences:
- a CDS encoding heme exporter protein CcmB, giving the protein MTKLASEIKHLIAKELKQELRQKYALGGILLYVVSTVFVCYLSFRNIIDKPTWNALFWIILLFGSINAVAKSFIQESKGRQLYFYTLVSPQAVIISKILYNSLLMLLLSLVCFLVYSLFIKNLVDDIPYFILTLVMGSIGFASVLSMVSAIASKTNSNFSLMAILSFPMLIPLLLSLIKVSKNAVDGLDRSLSTPYFGVLLLINLMVILLSFVLFPYLWRD; this is encoded by the coding sequence ATGACCAAACTCGCAAGCGAAATAAAACACCTTATTGCCAAAGAACTAAAGCAAGAACTTCGGCAAAAGTATGCACTCGGAGGTATTCTACTCTACGTGGTTTCAACAGTATTTGTGTGTTATTTGTCTTTTCGCAACATTATCGACAAACCAACCTGGAATGCACTGTTTTGGATAATTTTATTGTTTGGAAGTATCAATGCAGTTGCCAAAAGCTTTATTCAGGAAAGTAAAGGCAGACAGCTCTATTTTTATACCTTGGTTAGTCCGCAAGCAGTAATTATTTCAAAAATACTCTATAATTCATTACTAATGCTACTGTTGAGCTTGGTGTGTTTTTTAGTGTATTCGCTATTTATTAAAAACCTAGTCGACGATATTCCTTATTTTATACTAACCTTAGTTATGGGAAGCATTGGTTTTGCTAGTGTTTTAAGCATGGTGTCGGCAATTGCTTCAAAAACCAACAGCAATTTTAGTTTAATGGCCATACTTAGTTTTCCCATGTTAATACCTTTATTGTTATCGCTTATAAAAGTTTCGAAAAATGCAGTAGATGGCCTCGACCGTAGTTTAAGCACCCCTTATTTTGGAGTATTATTGTTGATTAACCTGATGGTAATCCTCCTCAGTTTTGTATTATTTCCCTACCTTTGGCGGGATTAA
- the ccsA gene encoding cytochrome c biogenesis protein CcsA has protein sequence MAALLSFVSYTLASREAELENSWRRIARMSFGLHAFSVIGIMATLFYMILNHYFEYQYVWQHSSRALPVRYMLSCFWEGQEGSFLLWSFWHVILGLILLKFSKTWEAPVMAVVSSVQVFLASMLLGIFVFDYRLGSNPFVLLREHPEFMNLPFVKIPTYLQNLDGRGLNPLLQNYWMTIHPPILFLGFASTLVPFAYAMAGLWKKQYTEWLKPALPWTFFGVMILGTGILMGGAWAYESLSFGGFWAWDPVENASLVPWLTFVAGAHVMLINKNNGQSLSTSFILIILTFLLILYSTFLTRSGILGDTSVHAFTDLGMSGQLLVYLLFFLGWAIVLLVRNWKKIPTLVEEESATSREFWMFIGALVLLISSFQIIATTSIPVINKVFGSNIAPPLKAVEHYNSWQVPFAILVSSLIGVGQFFKFRKTNMNEFYKKISVSVSIAAVLTVITAFGLGMNKPFHYALLFTSLFAIIANADYAIRVLKGKISKAGSSVAHVGFGMILLGALVSTSMSETISSNTSGVDISKLGKDFSNSDNIMLRQNDTLRMGDYYVSYKGKRSEAPNIYYQIDYMRKDNSGNYIPEFTLHPLVQTNPRMGNIAEPDTRHFLHKDVYTHITYADLEQKAEDTVGYKEAKTTSMKIGDTLFASNGIVILEGLVKNIDRNLHQLGDSDIAVGADLRVIDINSQTYHAMPLFVIKNNYVIPEEASVPALGLKFNFTKINTENGKLDISLQEKKGNAKDFIILKAIIFPGINILWMGCLVMIIGTILAIVHRLKQSTRLA, from the coding sequence GTGGCAGCTTTGCTTTCCTTTGTTTCATACACCTTAGCTAGTCGTGAAGCTGAATTGGAAAATTCCTGGCGAAGAATTGCTCGCATGAGTTTTGGATTACATGCCTTTTCTGTAATAGGTATCATGGCTACTTTATTTTACATGATATTGAATCATTATTTCGAGTATCAATATGTTTGGCAACATAGCAGTCGAGCTTTACCCGTGCGCTACATGTTGTCTTGTTTTTGGGAAGGGCAGGAGGGCAGCTTTCTATTGTGGAGTTTTTGGCATGTGATACTTGGTCTAATCTTATTAAAGTTTTCAAAAACCTGGGAAGCTCCTGTAATGGCTGTAGTAAGCAGTGTACAAGTGTTTTTAGCAAGCATGCTTTTAGGGATTTTTGTTTTTGACTATCGCCTTGGTTCAAATCCATTTGTGCTGTTGCGCGAACATCCCGAATTTATGAATTTGCCATTCGTAAAAATTCCAACTTATTTGCAAAACTTAGATGGAAGAGGTCTTAATCCATTGCTGCAAAATTATTGGATGACCATTCATCCACCTATTTTGTTTTTAGGTTTTGCTTCTACTTTGGTTCCTTTTGCTTATGCCATGGCAGGATTGTGGAAAAAGCAATATACCGAATGGTTGAAACCTGCTTTGCCCTGGACCTTTTTTGGGGTAATGATATTGGGTACCGGTATTTTAATGGGAGGAGCTTGGGCCTATGAATCGCTTAGTTTTGGTGGCTTCTGGGCATGGGATCCTGTTGAGAATGCTTCATTGGTTCCCTGGTTAACTTTTGTTGCAGGAGCTCACGTTATGCTTATCAACAAAAATAACGGACAATCCTTATCTACAAGTTTTATCCTAATTATTCTTACTTTTTTACTCATACTTTATTCAACTTTCTTAACACGCAGCGGCATCTTGGGTGATACTTCCGTGCACGCATTTACCGATTTAGGAATGAGTGGTCAATTGCTGGTTTACTTGTTGTTTTTCTTGGGATGGGCCATTGTTTTATTGGTAAGAAACTGGAAAAAAATTCCAACACTAGTCGAGGAAGAATCAGCTACTTCACGTGAGTTCTGGATGTTTATTGGAGCTTTGGTTTTATTGATTTCCTCTTTTCAAATTATTGCGACAACTAGCATTCCGGTTATCAATAAGGTGTTCGGAAGCAACATAGCTCCACCGCTTAAGGCCGTTGAACACTACAATTCATGGCAAGTTCCCTTCGCTATTTTGGTTTCTAGTTTAATTGGAGTAGGACAATTTTTTAAGTTTCGTAAAACCAACATGAATGAGTTTTATAAAAAAATTAGCGTGTCGGTAAGTATTGCTGCTGTGCTCACCGTGATTACTGCCTTTGGTTTAGGGATGAATAAACCATTTCATTATGCCTTATTGTTTACTTCACTGTTTGCGATTATTGCGAACGCCGATTATGCAATTCGGGTGCTAAAGGGAAAAATTTCAAAAGCAGGATCATCGGTTGCGCACGTTGGGTTTGGTATGATATTATTGGGAGCCTTGGTGAGTACAAGCATGAGCGAAACCATTTCATCGAACACATCAGGAGTTGACATTTCGAAGTTGGGAAAGGATTTCAGCAATAGCGATAACATTATGTTGCGTCAAAATGATACTTTGCGCATGGGCGATTATTATGTTAGTTATAAAGGAAAGCGCAGTGAAGCTCCCAATATTTATTACCAAATCGATTACATGCGTAAGGACAATTCCGGCAACTATATTCCTGAGTTTACCTTGCATCCTTTGGTGCAAACCAATCCACGAATGGGAAATATAGCCGAACCCGATACACGTCACTTTTTGCACAAAGATGTGTACACTCATATTACCTACGCCGATTTGGAGCAAAAAGCCGAAGATACAGTTGGCTATAAGGAAGCAAAAACAACATCCATGAAAATTGGCGACACCTTATTTGCCAGCAACGGTATAGTTATTTTAGAAGGTTTGGTAAAAAACATCGATCGTAATTTGCATCAATTGGGCGACAGCGATATTGCTGTAGGTGCCGATTTGCGTGTGATTGATATCAATAGTCAAACCTATCACGCCATGCCTTTATTTGTTATCAAAAACAATTATGTAATACCCGAAGAAGCTTCTGTTCCTGCGTTAGGACTAAAATTCAATTTCACAAAAATAAATACCGAAAATGGTAAACTCGACATTAGCCTTCAAGAGAAAAAGGGAAATGCAAAAGATTTTATTATTCTAAAAGCCATTATTTTCCCGGGAATCAATATACTTTGGATGGGTTGTTTGGTGATGATTATAGGCACTATTTTAGCCATCGTGCATCGTTTGAAGCAAAGTACAAGACTTGCCTAA
- a CDS encoding MBL fold metallo-hydrolase: protein MQIHFSGATRTVTGSKHLLVLDNGTKILLDCGMYQGLGADGEALNRDFDFNPWDIDFLILSHAHIDHSGLIPYWVKNGFKGKIICTQATRDLCKIMLADTAHIQENDLRFINKRRIRKGEKPLKPLYDSTDVIDTILLMEGIDFNKPFNVCEGVELTFTFIGHILGSGCVNLKITENNKLTRFCFTGDIGRENGQLLKQLQAFPQADYIITESTYGDRLHDDIKNTEEKLLSVVRKTCVEKKGKLIIPAFSLGRTQELVFALDKMENKGLLPKINVYVDSPLSVSATDIMRKHPECYNEELLEYIKSDADPFGFNRLIYIQDVAVSKSLNDLDEPCIIISASGMMEAGRIKHHLANTISNPRNTVLVVGYCEPNSLGARIRNKDPFVRIYGEEYALNAEVEIMDSYSAHGDYQEMIDYLSCQQKDQVKEIFLVHGEYETQVNYREKLLAEGYQKITIPERGHIAILD, encoded by the coding sequence ATGCAAATTCATTTTAGCGGCGCAACCCGCACGGTTACCGGTAGTAAACATCTTTTAGTGCTCGATAATGGTACTAAAATATTACTCGATTGCGGCATGTATCAAGGCCTCGGTGCCGATGGCGAAGCACTAAACCGTGATTTTGATTTTAATCCTTGGGATATCGATTTCCTTATTCTATCGCATGCTCACATCGATCATTCAGGACTAATACCCTATTGGGTGAAGAATGGTTTTAAAGGTAAAATTATTTGTACTCAAGCTACACGCGATTTGTGTAAAATAATGCTGGCCGATACTGCCCATATTCAAGAAAATGATTTACGTTTTATTAATAAACGCCGCATACGCAAAGGCGAAAAACCCTTGAAACCTCTTTACGATTCGACCGATGTTATTGATACCATTTTGTTGATGGAGGGAATAGATTTTAACAAACCATTCAATGTATGCGAAGGGGTAGAACTTACTTTTACTTTTATAGGGCACATACTTGGTAGTGGTTGTGTGAACCTAAAAATTACCGAAAATAATAAGTTAACTCGTTTTTGCTTTACAGGCGATATTGGTCGTGAAAACGGACAACTGTTAAAACAACTGCAAGCCTTTCCACAAGCCGATTACATCATTACCGAATCAACCTACGGCGACCGTTTGCATGATGATATAAAAAATACCGAAGAAAAACTTTTATCGGTCGTTAGAAAAACCTGCGTAGAAAAAAAAGGTAAACTAATTATTCCCGCATTTAGCTTGGGACGTACTCAGGAGCTCGTTTTTGCACTCGATAAAATGGAAAACAAAGGCTTACTTCCTAAAATTAATGTGTATGTCGACAGCCCGCTCTCAGTTAGTGCTACAGATATTATGCGCAAGCATCCAGAATGTTATAACGAAGAATTACTTGAGTACATTAAATCCGATGCCGATCCCTTTGGGTTTAATCGATTGATTTATATACAGGATGTGGCTGTTAGTAAAAGTCTCAACGACCTTGACGAGCCTTGCATTATTATATCAGCTTCTGGAATGATGGAAGCCGGTCGTATTAAGCATCATTTGGCAAATACAATTAGCAATCCACGAAATACGGTATTGGTGGTAGGTTACTGTGAACCAAATTCATTAGGGGCTCGCATTCGAAATAAAGATCCTTTTGTGCGTATTTATGGGGAAGAATATGCACTCAATGCTGAGGTAGAAATTATGGATTCCTATTCCGCTCACGGCGATTATCAAGAGATGATTGACTATTTATCCTGCCAACAGAAAGATCAAGTAAAGGAAATTTTTTTAGTGCACGGCGAATACGAAACACAGGTAAATTACCGCGAAAAATTGCTGGCCGAAGGATATCAAAAAATAACTATACCCGAACGCGGACATATTGCAATACTTGATTAA
- the bshB1 gene encoding bacillithiol biosynthesis deacetylase BshB1: MKLSILAFAAHPDDVELSCSGTLAKHISMGEKVGIIDLTKGELGTRGSADLRTIEAEKASNVLGIHCRENLGMPDGFFQNTPENQLAIIQRIRFYRPDYILCNAIRDRHPDHGKASQLVSDACFYSGLSKIESVWKGEKQTAWRPKAVYHYIQDRYISPDFIVDISAFIDKKMDSILAYSSQFYDPNSAEPKTPISSLQFIEGIKNRAMECGRIIGVEYGEAFTCERIAGVDNLHSLR, encoded by the coding sequence ATGAAACTTAGCATTTTAGCATTTGCGGCGCATCCTGACGATGTTGAACTTTCGTGTTCGGGAACTTTGGCAAAGCATATTTCGATGGGCGAAAAAGTGGGAATAATTGACCTTACCAAAGGAGAATTAGGAACTCGTGGATCGGCTGATTTGAGAACCATAGAGGCTGAAAAAGCAAGTAACGTATTAGGAATCCATTGTAGAGAGAATTTGGGAATGCCGGATGGTTTTTTTCAAAACACACCTGAAAATCAACTAGCAATAATTCAAAGAATTCGTTTTTATCGCCCCGACTACATACTTTGTAATGCCATACGCGATCGGCATCCCGATCATGGCAAAGCTTCGCAATTGGTTTCGGATGCCTGCTTTTATTCGGGATTAAGCAAAATTGAAAGTGTTTGGAAGGGTGAAAAACAAACAGCTTGGCGTCCTAAGGCGGTGTATCATTATATACAAGACCGCTATATTAGTCCTGATTTTATTGTAGATATAAGCGCGTTTATTGATAAAAAAATGGATTCCATTTTGGCGTATAGTTCACAATTTTATGATCCAAATTCGGCTGAACCGAAAACTCCTATTTCGTCGTTGCAATTTATTGAAGGAATAAAGAACCGCGCCATGGAATGTGGTAGAATTATTGGCGTTGAATACGGTGAAGCCTTTACCTGTGAGCGTATTGCCGGTGTTGACAATTTACATTCGTTACGTTAA
- a CDS encoding glutathione peroxidase codes for MRKIITFLLAIAGFTSVQAQQQNLHSFKVKDIDGKEFDFSTLKGKKVLIVNTASRCGNTPQYKALGELYKKYGSEKFVIVGFPANNFGRQEPGNSEEIKEFCTKNYGVTFPMMEKISVKGSDIAPIYKWLTSKELNGTDDYTVGWNFSKFLIDENGNVVGHVSPSTKPDCEEILKWLSN; via the coding sequence ATGCGCAAAATTATCACCTTCTTACTTGCAATAGCAGGCTTTACAAGTGTTCAAGCTCAACAACAAAATTTACATTCCTTTAAAGTGAAAGACATTGATGGAAAGGAATTTGACTTTTCGACTTTGAAAGGAAAAAAAGTGTTGATTGTGAATACCGCATCTCGTTGCGGGAATACCCCTCAATATAAGGCGCTCGGAGAATTGTATAAAAAATATGGCAGCGAAAAATTTGTTATCGTTGGCTTTCCTGCAAATAATTTTGGCAGACAAGAACCTGGGAATAGCGAAGAAATAAAGGAATTTTGCACGAAAAATTACGGTGTAACATTCCCGATGATGGAAAAAATTTCGGTAAAAGGAAGTGACATTGCTCCTATTTACAAATGGCTAACATCTAAAGAATTAAACGGTACGGACGATTATACAGTAGGTTGGAATTTCAGCAAATTTTTAATTGATGAAAATGGTAATGTAGTTGGGCATGTATCACCATCAACCAAACCTGATTGTGAAGAAATACTTAAATGGCTCTCTAACTAA
- a CDS encoding cytochrome c maturation protein CcmE, with translation MKKIHIVFIVVIAVAIAAIMSTVADSSTYSTFADAAKNPDTEYHVVGKLNKEKALEYNPEVNANLFSFYMKDNAGTELKVEFKGTKPQDFERSEQIVITGKATGDVFHADKILMKCPSKYNNGQVELTAK, from the coding sequence ATGAAAAAAATACACATCGTTTTTATTGTAGTTATAGCCGTTGCTATTGCTGCAATTATGAGCACCGTTGCCGATTCTAGTACCTACTCAACCTTTGCCGATGCAGCTAAAAATCCCGATACTGAATACCATGTGGTAGGGAAATTAAACAAAGAAAAAGCATTGGAATACAATCCCGAAGTAAATGCAAATTTGTTTAGCTTCTACATGAAGGACAATGCAGGCACCGAATTAAAGGTTGAATTTAAAGGCACCAAACCACAGGATTTTGAGCGCTCCGAGCAAATTGTAATAACAGGTAAAGCTACCGGAGATGTATTTCATGCCGATAAAATATTGATGAAATGCCCATCAAAATACAACAACGGACAAGTTGAACTTACTGCCAAATAA
- a CDS encoding CcmD family protein — translation MNKFILFLSSLLISAAALAQEAAPVEMADTMRSSGKIYVVVTVLLIIFVGIVIYLSRLDSKLSKLEKELKK, via the coding sequence ATGAATAAATTTATTCTGTTTTTGAGCTCTTTACTTATTTCTGCTGCAGCTCTTGCGCAGGAAGCAGCACCGGTTGAAATGGCCGATACCATGCGTTCTTCCGGTAAAATATATGTTGTAGTAACAGTGCTGTTAATCATTTTTGTTGGAATAGTTATTTACTTAAGCCGACTCGACAGCAAGCTTAGTAAACTGGAGAAAGAATTGAAAAAATAA
- a CDS encoding NAD(P)/FAD-dependent oxidoreductase — protein MFKKYNPTEAYTNYDALVIGSGLGGLTTAALMSMAHKRVLVLERHYVPGGFTHAFKRKNFKWDVGVHYVGQVNRHEASLRKAFDFITDGKLKWQHMGEIYDKAIIAGQEFTFVSGKENQLENLLKYFPNEEPALKSYFAAVTKVSEGGGMFFGEKAMPPFLSKWIGPLLRKKFNFYSDKTTYDFLRELTNNEKLIAVLCAQCGDYGLPPKKSSFAIHAMIVDHYLNGGNYPIGGASEIYNKIIEVIRKNGGEVLIRADVKEIVLQNNKAVGVTMAGGEQIFAKKIISNAGARNTFTQLIPGQLTSTESLKSDLKKVKPSVAHLCLYVGMNKSDAELNLPKFNYWVYNSFDFDGDYEKHLNEKTGEPPLFYISFPSAKDADWQNNNPGISTIQIMIACSYDRIKQWEQTKWMKRGDEYNLFKEELTKKMLKKLYEIVPQVNGHVVMSELSTPLSTKHFSNYEQGEIYGLEHTPARFRLNWLRPQSPFKNLYLTGQDTLTVGVGGALFSGVITASTILKKNFMSKIDKYNHPES, from the coding sequence ATGTTCAAAAAATACAATCCAACCGAAGCATATACCAACTACGACGCCCTTGTGATAGGTTCGGGATTGGGTGGCCTAACTACCGCAGCACTTATGTCGATGGCGCACAAACGTGTATTGGTGCTCGAAAGGCATTATGTTCCGGGAGGGTTTACCCATGCTTTTAAACGAAAAAATTTTAAGTGGGATGTTGGTGTTCATTATGTGGGACAAGTAAATCGCCATGAAGCTTCTTTGCGAAAGGCCTTTGATTTTATTACCGATGGAAAATTGAAATGGCAGCACATGGGCGAAATTTATGACAAAGCAATAATCGCTGGTCAGGAGTTTACTTTTGTTTCTGGAAAAGAAAATCAACTGGAAAATTTGCTCAAGTATTTTCCGAATGAAGAACCTGCTTTGAAATCTTATTTTGCTGCTGTAACAAAGGTATCGGAAGGTGGTGGAATGTTTTTTGGCGAAAAGGCCATGCCTCCTTTTTTAAGTAAATGGATAGGACCTTTACTTCGTAAGAAGTTTAATTTTTATTCAGATAAAACTACCTACGATTTTTTAAGAGAACTAACTAACAACGAAAAATTAATTGCTGTGTTGTGCGCTCAATGTGGCGATTATGGATTACCACCTAAGAAAAGCAGTTTTGCTATACATGCCATGATTGTTGATCATTACCTCAATGGTGGCAATTACCCAATTGGCGGAGCCTCCGAAATTTATAATAAAATAATTGAAGTTATTCGAAAAAATGGTGGCGAAGTTTTAATACGTGCCGATGTGAAGGAAATTGTGCTGCAAAACAACAAAGCTGTTGGTGTAACAATGGCTGGTGGTGAACAAATTTTTGCAAAAAAAATAATCAGCAATGCAGGAGCCCGAAATACATTTACCCAGCTAATTCCAGGACAACTTACTAGTACCGAGTCTTTAAAATCGGATTTGAAAAAAGTAAAACCCTCGGTTGCTCATTTATGTTTGTATGTGGGTATGAATAAATCAGATGCCGAACTAAATTTACCGAAGTTTAATTATTGGGTATACAATAGTTTTGATTTTGATGGGGATTATGAGAAGCATTTAAATGAGAAAACCGGAGAACCTCCCTTGTTCTATATTTCCTTTCCTTCAGCAAAGGATGCTGATTGGCAAAACAACAATCCGGGAATATCAACCATTCAAATTATGATTGCCTGTTCCTACGATCGTATTAAGCAATGGGAACAAACAAAATGGATGAAGCGCGGTGATGAGTATAATTTATTTAAAGAAGAACTTACAAAAAAAATGCTCAAAAAATTGTATGAAATTGTACCTCAAGTAAACGGACATGTTGTAATGAGTGAATTATCAACTCCTCTATCAACAAAGCATTTCAGCAATTATGAGCAAGGCGAAATTTATGGTTTGGAACATACACCCGCACGTTTTCGCTTAAATTGGTTGAGACCGCAATCTCCCTTTAAAAATTTGTATTTAACAGGTCAAGATACACTTACAGTTGGGGTAGGAGGAGCATTGTTTTCGGGCGTAATTACTGCTTCTACAATTTTGAAAAAAAACTTTATGAGTAAAATTGATAAGTATAACCACCCAGAAAGTTGA
- the ccsA gene encoding cytochrome c biogenesis protein CcsA: MSFKRDWWKLLAVCCVIYAIVAGFLMKVPQLNILHESIRNLYFHVTMWFGMIIILLVSLIYSIKYLSGFNLQHDIIASEAANVGILFGILGISTGSVWANFTWGDWWVNDAKLNGAAITLLFYLAYVILRSSLEEEHKRAKVSAIYNIFAYVLLIVFLLILPRMTDSLHPGNGGNPGFGQYDLDSNMRLVFYPAIIGWTLLGVWMMNLGVRIKNIKLHNDSIN; the protein is encoded by the coding sequence ATGAGTTTTAAAAGAGATTGGTGGAAATTACTGGCAGTTTGTTGTGTAATTTATGCCATTGTTGCTGGATTTTTAATGAAAGTTCCTCAATTGAATATTTTGCATGAAAGCATTCGTAATTTATATTTTCATGTGACCATGTGGTTTGGAATGATTATCATTTTACTGGTATCCCTAATTTACAGCATTAAATACTTGTCGGGATTTAATCTGCAACACGATATTATTGCTTCTGAAGCTGCCAATGTTGGAATTTTGTTTGGCATTTTAGGAATTAGTACCGGTTCGGTTTGGGCCAATTTTACTTGGGGTGATTGGTGGGTAAACGATGCTAAACTCAATGGTGCAGCCATTACCTTGTTGTTTTATTTAGCCTATGTCATTCTACGAAGTTCGCTCGAAGAAGAACACAAGCGCGCAAAAGTTTCGGCCATTTACAACATATTTGCCTATGTATTATTAATCGTTTTTTTATTGATTTTACCACGCATGACCGATTCACTTCATCCCGGAAATGGCGGTAATCCGGGTTTTGGTCAATACGATTTAGATAGCAACATGCGCTTAGTTTTTTATCCTGCCATTATTGGCTGGACATTGTTAGGAGTTTGGATGATGAACCTAGGCGTACGAATAAAAAATATAAAATTACACAACGATTCTATAAACTAA
- a CDS encoding 16S rRNA (uracil(1498)-N(3))-methyltransferase yields the protein MHVFYLAQPLEGSLTLSEEESRHCVQVLRLGIGDELQVINGKGSIALAEITSAHPKRCEISILSTSHKKQADFSLHLACAPTKNIDRYEWMLEKSTEIGIEKITPIICEHSERSIIKLERLQKVVVAAMKQSLDAYLPDLEEAANFDTFIKSSVNFNGQKFIAHCHPTTKKSLKQSYTQGKNALLLIGPEGDFSKAEIEMAIAHGFIPVSLSEKRLRTETAGIVGVHTIRLMNEA from the coding sequence ATGCATGTATTTTATTTAGCGCAGCCGTTAGAGGGCTCACTTACACTTAGTGAAGAAGAATCGAGGCATTGCGTGCAGGTGTTGCGTTTAGGCATTGGTGATGAACTGCAAGTAATCAATGGAAAGGGAAGCATTGCGCTTGCTGAAATTACATCGGCTCATCCTAAGCGTTGCGAAATATCGATACTTAGTACCAGCCATAAAAAACAAGCAGATTTTTCATTACATCTTGCTTGTGCACCCACAAAGAATATTGATCGCTATGAATGGATGCTTGAGAAAAGCACTGAAATTGGAATCGAAAAAATTACTCCAATAATTTGTGAGCATTCTGAAAGAAGTATTATAAAGCTTGAGCGCTTACAGAAAGTAGTGGTTGCGGCAATGAAACAAAGTTTAGATGCCTATTTACCTGACTTAGAGGAAGCAGCTAATTTTGATACTTTTATAAAGTCCTCAGTAAATTTTAACGGGCAAAAATTTATTGCGCATTGTCATCCAACTACTAAAAAATCCTTAAAACAAAGTTATACCCAAGGAAAAAATGCCTTGTTGCTAATTGGTCCTGAAGGCGATTTTAGTAAAGCTGAAATAGAAATGGCAATTGCCCATGGATTTATACCGGTTAGTTTATCTGAAAAGCGTTTGCGAACAGAAACAGCCGGAATTGTTGGAGTGCATACAATTCGTTTAATGAATGAAGCCTAG
- a CDS encoding YdcF family protein, with product MAAFTRYFLLLLTTTLLSACIFFNNNSSKLYKRALQKAPYDAGIVPGVPWVVGGWDTAMKGRVIWAVHLYKRGLVKNLIFSGGAVYTPYYEGKIMSLYAQKLGVPAEHCFAEIKAEHSVENVYFGKKIADSLGFKSVALLTDPFQAALLKRLLKKYKPHIARIPFIVDTLPLINKINPVISGAAALNPKFTLSLAERETKWQRLQGTRGKKVKKWLREDRKMRRAAKSK from the coding sequence ATGGCTGCCTTTACTAGATATTTCCTACTACTACTAACAACTACTTTGCTAAGTGCTTGTATTTTTTTTAATAACAATTCTTCCAAATTGTATAAAAGGGCATTACAAAAAGCTCCGTACGACGCAGGAATTGTTCCCGGTGTTCCTTGGGTAGTAGGTGGCTGGGACACTGCTATGAAAGGTAGAGTAATTTGGGCAGTGCATTTATACAAAAGAGGATTGGTGAAAAATTTAATATTTTCTGGTGGAGCAGTATATACGCCTTATTACGAAGGAAAAATCATGAGTTTGTACGCTCAAAAATTGGGAGTTCCTGCCGAGCATTGTTTCGCCGAAATCAAAGCAGAGCACAGTGTTGAAAATGTTTATTTCGGAAAAAAAATTGCCGATAGTTTAGGATTTAAATCTGTTGCCTTGTTAACCGACCCATTTCAAGCAGCATTGTTAAAACGCTTGCTTAAAAAATACAAGCCACACATCGCACGCATTCCTTTTATTGTTGATACTTTACCGCTTATCAATAAAATTAATCCGGTGATTTCAGGCGCTGCGGCACTCAATCCCAAATTTACACTTTCGCTTGCCGAACGCGAAACCAAATGGCAACGATTGCAAGGAACTCGCGGAAAAAAAGTAAAAAAGTGGCTCAGAGAAGACAGAAAAATGAGAAGAGCTGCTAAAAGCAAGTAG